In Thauera sp. JM12B12, one DNA window encodes the following:
- a CDS encoding acyl-CoA dehydrogenase family protein: MFVDLTPEQHALRLKVRDYFQTLMTPELRSELRGKEGGDLYRNTIRKMGADGWLAVGWPKEHGGQGYAATEQLIFFEEANIAGAPLPFVTISTVGPALMEAGTELQKKKFLPGIAAGEIMFAIGYSEPEAGSDLATLKTSARLEGDHFVVNGNKLWTSGAEAADYVWLAARTDPNLPRHKGVSILILDTRAEGFSHTVIPTCSNPTAATYYDNVKVPREMLVGELNGGWKLITAQLNHERLGLGSWSDKVVALFRRVLLWAKAQDENGRRAIDAAWVRSLLAECYAKIEAMRLINFRIAADLERGHMDVALASATKVYGSESVVDILRKLSEIVGASGLVREGSAAAALLGELEYEVRASVTLTFGGGTNEIQRELVAQFGLGMPRSR, translated from the coding sequence ATGTTCGTCGATCTGACCCCGGAACAACACGCGCTGCGCCTGAAGGTGCGCGACTACTTCCAGACCCTCATGACCCCCGAGCTGCGCAGCGAACTGCGCGGCAAGGAAGGCGGCGATCTGTATCGCAACACCATCCGCAAGATGGGCGCGGACGGCTGGCTGGCGGTGGGCTGGCCCAAGGAGCACGGCGGCCAGGGCTATGCCGCCACCGAGCAGCTGATCTTCTTCGAGGAGGCCAACATCGCCGGCGCGCCGCTGCCCTTCGTCACCATCAGCACGGTCGGTCCGGCGCTGATGGAGGCGGGTACCGAGCTGCAGAAGAAGAAGTTCCTGCCCGGCATCGCCGCCGGCGAGATCATGTTCGCCATCGGCTATTCCGAGCCGGAAGCCGGCTCCGACCTCGCCACGCTTAAGACCAGTGCGCGGCTGGAAGGCGACCACTTCGTGGTCAACGGCAACAAGCTGTGGACCTCGGGCGCCGAGGCCGCCGACTACGTCTGGCTCGCCGCGCGCACCGACCCCAACCTGCCGCGCCACAAGGGCGTGTCCATCCTGATCCTGGACACCCGGGCGGAAGGCTTCTCGCACACCGTCATCCCCACCTGCAGCAACCCGACGGCCGCCACCTACTACGACAACGTGAAGGTGCCGAGGGAGATGCTGGTGGGCGAGCTCAACGGCGGCTGGAAGCTCATCACCGCCCAGCTCAACCACGAACGCCTGGGCCTGGGTTCCTGGTCGGACAAGGTCGTCGCCCTGTTCCGCCGCGTGCTGCTGTGGGCCAAGGCCCAGGACGAGAACGGCCGCCGCGCGATCGATGCGGCCTGGGTGCGCAGCCTGCTCGCCGAGTGCTACGCCAAGATCGAGGCCATGCGGCTGATCAACTTCCGCATCGCCGCCGACCTCGAGCGCGGCCACATGGACGTGGCGCTGGCGTCGGCGACTAAGGTATACGGCTCGGAGTCGGTGGTCGATATCCTGCGCAAGCTGTCCGAGATCGTCGGCGCCAGCGGCCTGGTGCGCGAGGGCTCGGCCGCCGCGGCGCTGCTCGGCGAACTGGAGTACGAGGTGCGCGCCTCGGTCACGCTGACCTTCGGCGGCGGCACCAACGAGATCCAGCGCGAACTGGTGGCACAGTTCGGCCTCGGCATGCCGCGTTCGCGCTGA
- a CDS encoding lipid-transfer protein, translating into MTDMSLSGRAAIVGLGATEFSKNSGRTELRLAMESTLAALADAGIDPSEVEGFSSYTMDKVPDYEIARLLGCKNVKFFSQIPHGGGAACAPVVHAAMAVATGLAKVVVVFRAMNERSWYRFGTGTYGFGSTPIFENVNYGWYMPYGFHTPAAWVGMFAQRYMHEYGATSEDFGRVSVAVRDFAATNPAAFFYGKPITLEEHQASKWIAEPLRLLDCCQESDGAVAMVITSAERARDLKQKPVIIKAGSQGITEGQQSMTSYYRDDITGLPEMGVVAKELYAQSGLGPDAFQTAVIYDHFTPFVLPQLEEFGFCKRGEAKDFIRAGEHARGGKLPINTHGGQLGEAYIHGMNGVAEAVRQVRGTAANQVADVENVLVTAGTGVPTSGLILGVA; encoded by the coding sequence ATGACGGATATGTCCCTTTCCGGCCGCGCCGCCATCGTTGGCCTGGGCGCGACCGAATTCTCCAAGAACTCCGGCCGCACCGAGCTGCGCCTGGCGATGGAATCGACGCTGGCCGCGCTCGCCGACGCCGGCATCGATCCCTCCGAGGTCGAGGGCTTCTCGTCCTACACCATGGACAAGGTGCCCGACTACGAGATCGCGCGCTTGCTCGGCTGCAAGAACGTCAAGTTCTTCTCCCAGATCCCGCACGGCGGCGGCGCCGCCTGCGCGCCGGTGGTGCATGCCGCGATGGCGGTGGCGACCGGCCTGGCCAAGGTGGTGGTGGTGTTCCGCGCGATGAACGAGCGCTCCTGGTACCGCTTCGGTACCGGCACCTACGGCTTCGGCTCGACGCCGATCTTCGAGAACGTGAACTACGGCTGGTACATGCCCTACGGCTTCCACACCCCGGCCGCCTGGGTGGGTATGTTCGCCCAGCGTTACATGCACGAATACGGCGCGACCAGCGAGGACTTCGGTCGCGTGTCGGTCGCGGTGCGTGACTTCGCCGCCACCAACCCGGCCGCCTTCTTCTACGGCAAGCCGATCACGCTCGAGGAGCACCAGGCCTCGAAGTGGATCGCCGAACCGCTGCGCCTGCTCGACTGCTGCCAGGAGTCCGACGGGGCGGTGGCGATGGTCATCACCTCGGCCGAGCGCGCCCGCGACCTCAAGCAGAAGCCGGTGATCATCAAGGCCGGCTCGCAGGGCATCACCGAGGGCCAGCAGAGCATGACCTCCTACTACCGCGACGACATCACCGGCCTGCCGGAGATGGGCGTGGTGGCGAAGGAGCTCTACGCCCAGTCCGGCCTCGGCCCCGACGCCTTCCAGACCGCGGTGATCTACGACCACTTCACCCCCTTCGTGCTGCCGCAGCTGGAAGAGTTCGGCTTCTGCAAGCGCGGCGAGGCTAAGGACTTCATCCGCGCCGGCGAGCACGCCCGCGGCGGCAAGCTGCCGATCAACACCCACGGTGGCCAGCTGGGCGAGGCCTATATCCACGGCATGAACGGCGTGGCCGAGGCGGTGCGCCAGGTGCGCGGAACGGCGGCCAACCAGGTGGCCGATGTCGAGAACGTGCTGGTCACCGCCGGCACCGGCGTGCCCACCAGCGGCCTCATCCTCGGCGTGGCCTGA
- a CDS encoding MaoC family dehydratase: MTSKNSKRFDDVRPGEALPELAIPITTTLIASAAIATRDYFPGHHDMEAAQQLGSPHVFMNILTTSGLTQRFIESWAGPAARFKDLKIKLGAPNYPGDTMTFSGEVVRTDAARREVEVALKGKNSMGSHVTGSATLVLP, from the coding sequence ATGACCTCGAAGAACAGCAAGCGCTTTGACGACGTGCGCCCCGGCGAGGCGCTGCCCGAGCTGGCGATCCCGATTACCACGACGCTGATCGCCTCAGCGGCGATCGCCACCCGCGACTACTTCCCCGGCCACCACGACATGGAGGCCGCCCAGCAGCTCGGCTCGCCGCACGTGTTCATGAACATCCTCACCACCAGCGGCCTCACCCAGCGCTTCATCGAGAGCTGGGCCGGTCCGGCGGCGCGCTTCAAGGATCTCAAGATCAAGCTCGGCGCGCCCAACTACCCGGGCGACACCATGACCTTCAGCGGCGAGGTCGTCCGCACCGACGCGGCCCGCCGCGAGGTCGAAGTCGCGCTCAAGGGCAAGAACTCGATGGGCAGCCACGTGACCGGTTCGGCCACGCTGGTGCTGCCCTGA
- a CDS encoding acyl-CoA dehydrogenase family protein has protein sequence MDFQLTDDQRAIAEMAGSLFGDLCTDDRLRAFDTAGEAFMADLWRQCVETGLHALAIPEEAGGTGLGMTELMLVLEAQGRGLGHVPLWRHQLAAATLARFGGASGAETAAAAAEGKLMITLALGAAARAHGVALKARRDGDGWMLDGKVAALALGAEVCRGLLLAETDDGPRLVSVNLRDAGIEKVPGVFTHREAVADLGFRAHRLAADAVLPEAALPWLEQRAIAAIAALQLGVSVEQVRRTVEYINERRQFDRAIATFQAVQMSMADAHIAIEALRSALWQLVYRLDAGLPSPSEALAVKYLAAECGHLVGHKAQHVHGGIGVDLTYPIHRYLYWSRALGITLGGSAATLERLGDWLANNDKLGWKYDLEEQQAL, from the coding sequence ATGGATTTTCAACTGACTGACGATCAGCGCGCCATCGCCGAGATGGCGGGCAGCCTGTTCGGCGACCTGTGCACCGACGATCGCCTGCGCGCCTTCGACACCGCGGGCGAGGCCTTCATGGCCGACCTGTGGAGGCAATGCGTGGAAACCGGCCTGCACGCGCTGGCGATTCCCGAGGAAGCGGGCGGCACCGGGCTCGGCATGACCGAGCTGATGCTGGTGCTCGAGGCCCAGGGCCGCGGCCTCGGCCACGTGCCGCTGTGGCGCCACCAGCTCGCTGCCGCCACGCTGGCCCGCTTCGGTGGCGCCAGCGGTGCAGAGACCGCTGCGGCCGCCGCCGAGGGCAAGCTGATGATCACGCTGGCGCTCGGTGCCGCGGCGCGTGCCCACGGCGTCGCGCTCAAGGCGCGCCGCGACGGTGACGGCTGGATGCTCGATGGCAAGGTCGCCGCCCTGGCGCTGGGTGCGGAAGTTTGCCGCGGGCTGCTGCTGGCCGAGACCGACGACGGCCCCAGGCTGGTGTCGGTGAATCTGCGCGACGCGGGCATCGAGAAAGTGCCCGGCGTGTTCACGCACCGCGAGGCGGTCGCCGACCTCGGCTTCCGCGCTCATCGCCTGGCCGCCGACGCCGTGCTGCCCGAGGCCGCGCTGCCCTGGCTGGAGCAGCGCGCGATCGCCGCGATCGCGGCATTGCAGCTGGGCGTCAGCGTCGAGCAGGTGCGCCGCACCGTCGAGTACATCAACGAGCGCCGCCAGTTCGACCGCGCCATCGCCACCTTCCAGGCGGTGCAGATGAGCATGGCCGACGCCCACATCGCCATCGAGGCACTGCGCTCCGCACTGTGGCAGCTGGTGTATCGCCTGGACGCCGGCCTGCCGTCGCCGTCCGAGGCGCTGGCGGTCAAGTACCTCGCGGCCGAGTGCGGCCATCTCGTCGGCCACAAGGCGCAGCACGTGCATGGCGGCATCGGGGTCGATCTGACCTACCCGATCCACCGCTACCTGTACTGGAGCCGCGCGCTCGGCATCACCCTGGGCGGCAGCGCCGCCACGCTCGAACGACTCGGCGACTGGCTCGCCAACAACGACAAGCTGGGATGGAAATATGACCTCGAAGAACAGCAAGCGCTTTGA
- a CDS encoding OB-fold domain-containing protein produces MAEQEWMSEVRAKVGREYGRVYAWDEVNAPMIRQWCEVMGVDNPLYLDADYAATTEFGGIVAPPAMLQAWCLEGLHMNNYAPGSTDENPYEVLKTLEAHGFPSVVAVNSDLSFERYVKLGEKLYYTTRLDAVGEEKTTALGTGYFVTLIMSFFSQKPEGDEKVGQLLFRVFKFRPANVPKPVEKGAAPAVPKFKRPKPGVSDDTRFFWEGVDAGKLLIQRCTCCSTLRHPPAPVCIKCHSFDWDTVEASGKGSLYSFVVMHYPEVPPFEHPNPIGLIELDEGVRLIAGLVGVKRDEIKIGQRVQVEFQSFDDGELTLPMFRPIAA; encoded by the coding sequence TTGGCTGAACAGGAATGGATGTCCGAAGTGCGTGCCAAGGTGGGTCGCGAGTACGGTCGCGTCTACGCCTGGGACGAGGTGAACGCGCCGATGATCCGGCAGTGGTGCGAGGTGATGGGCGTCGATAACCCGCTCTATCTCGACGCGGACTATGCCGCCACCACCGAATTCGGCGGCATCGTGGCGCCGCCGGCGATGCTGCAGGCCTGGTGTCTCGAAGGCCTGCACATGAACAACTATGCGCCGGGCTCGACCGACGAGAACCCCTACGAGGTGCTGAAGACCCTCGAAGCGCACGGCTTCCCCTCGGTGGTGGCGGTGAACTCCGACCTCAGCTTCGAGCGCTACGTGAAGCTGGGCGAGAAGCTCTACTACACCACCCGCCTCGATGCGGTCGGCGAGGAGAAGACCACGGCCCTCGGCACCGGCTACTTCGTCACCCTGATCATGAGCTTCTTCTCGCAGAAGCCGGAAGGTGACGAGAAGGTCGGCCAGCTGCTGTTCCGCGTCTTCAAGTTCCGCCCCGCCAACGTGCCCAAGCCCGTCGAGAAGGGCGCGGCCCCGGCAGTGCCCAAGTTCAAGCGCCCCAAGCCGGGCGTCAGCGACGACACCCGCTTCTTCTGGGAAGGCGTCGACGCCGGCAAGCTGCTGATCCAGCGCTGCACCTGCTGCAGCACGCTGCGCCACCCGCCGGCGCCGGTGTGCATCAAGTGCCATTCCTTCGACTGGGACACCGTCGAGGCGTCCGGAAAGGGCAGCCTGTATTCGTTCGTGGTGATGCACTACCCCGAGGTGCCGCCCTTCGAGCACCCCAACCCGATCGGCCTCATCGAGCTCGATGAGGGCGTGCGCCTGATCGCCGGCCTGGTCGGCGTCAAGCGCGACGAGATCAAGATCGGCCAGCGCGTGCAGGTCGAGTTCCAGTCCTTCGACGACGGCGAACTGACCCTGCCGATGTTCCGCCCGATCGCGGCCTGA
- a CDS encoding MFS transporter, with amino-acid sequence MDSRTDTRSAWAVYAALLFGTFITIEAAAFQAPALPSVTRHFGIPVNMSALILILYSLALTVFAPIMGRLGDQYGRKRVITIGMLVFAVSEFAAAWAPNFGFFLGARFVQGLGAACILPGVFAYAAHLFPDNKRGMALGILAFTMTFGAASGGLLGGLLIDRLGWPSVYWISGALTLIGLIPLRLLVPEIAPVRQQGVFDYTGAMLLFAVIASLLSLPTWATNFGKESPLTWAIVIVGVSALAMLWRHSKRTPNPVIDLGILARGAFATPSAIYWLHMIFSSGVVYSLAFFINNRPGGSAAQFGFVTLFLYGSGLISSPIAGKLVDRIEPRVLVIVAMLASLGGTLLFLNIDVATPLWMVIMVACIMGLSIGCNTPAIMKLALGAVPAKNMGAGSGLFSMFRDLGSPTGSSLSLAVFGASLAYATQAAISRQTEALGLDAASLDALARAAGSRAREVPAELASRLDAAGLSAETVMQQASSEALNAALSNVGYMLLGLIALALLLSLRLKRTRALAVAGEAQAPAG; translated from the coding sequence ATGGATTCACGTACCGACACGCGCTCGGCCTGGGCGGTGTATGCCGCGCTGCTGTTCGGCACCTTCATCACCATCGAGGCTGCCGCCTTCCAGGCCCCCGCGCTGCCGAGCGTGACCCGGCACTTCGGCATTCCGGTGAACATGTCGGCGCTGATCCTGATCCTGTATTCGCTGGCGCTGACCGTGTTCGCGCCGATCATGGGCCGCCTGGGCGACCAGTACGGGCGCAAGCGAGTGATCACGATCGGCATGCTGGTGTTCGCGGTATCGGAGTTTGCCGCCGCCTGGGCGCCCAACTTCGGGTTCTTCCTCGGCGCGCGCTTCGTCCAGGGCCTGGGCGCGGCCTGCATCCTGCCCGGCGTGTTCGCCTACGCGGCCCACCTGTTCCCGGACAACAAGCGCGGCATGGCGCTGGGCATCCTCGCCTTCACGATGACCTTCGGCGCGGCCTCGGGCGGGCTGCTCGGCGGCCTGCTGATCGACCGCCTGGGCTGGCCCAGCGTGTACTGGATCAGCGGCGCGCTGACCCTGATCGGGCTCATTCCCTTGCGCCTGCTGGTGCCCGAGATCGCCCCGGTCAGGCAGCAGGGCGTCTTCGACTACACCGGCGCGATGCTGCTGTTCGCGGTGATCGCCTCGCTGCTCTCGCTGCCCACCTGGGCGACCAACTTCGGCAAGGAATCGCCCCTCACCTGGGCGATCGTGATCGTGGGCGTCAGCGCGCTGGCGATGCTGTGGCGGCACAGCAAGCGCACGCCGAATCCGGTGATCGACCTCGGCATCCTGGCGCGCGGCGCCTTCGCCACGCCTTCGGCGATCTACTGGCTGCACATGATCTTCTCCAGCGGCGTCGTCTATTCGCTGGCCTTCTTCATCAACAACCGCCCGGGTGGCAGCGCGGCGCAGTTCGGCTTCGTCACCCTCTTCCTCTACGGCAGCGGACTCATCAGCTCACCGATTGCCGGCAAGCTGGTCGACCGCATCGAACCGCGCGTGCTGGTCATCGTCGCCATGCTCGCCAGCCTGGGCGGCACCCTGCTCTTCCTCAACATCGACGTCGCCACGCCGCTGTGGATGGTGATCATGGTGGCCTGCATCATGGGCCTGTCGATCGGCTGCAACACGCCGGCGATCATGAAGCTGGCGCTGGGTGCGGTGCCGGCCAAGAACATGGGCGCGGGCAGCGGCCTGTTCAGCATGTTCCGCGACCTCGGCAGCCCCACCGGTTCGTCGCTGTCGCTGGCGGTGTTCGGCGCCAGCCTGGCGTATGCCACCCAGGCCGCGATCAGCCGCCAGACCGAAGCGCTCGGTCTCGATGCCGCGAGCCTGGATGCGCTCGCGCGCGCCGCCGGCAGCCGCGCACGCGAAGTCCCGGCCGAACTCGCCAGCCGCCTCGACGCGGCCGGACTCTCGGCCGAAACGGTGATGCAGCAGGCAAGCAGCGAAGCGCTCAACGCCGCGCTGAGCAACGTGGGCTACATGCTGCTGGGGCTGATCGCGCTGGCGCTGCTGCTGAGCCTGCGGCTCAAGCGCACGCGGGCGCTGGCGGTCGCGGGCGAAGCGCAGGCGCCTGCGGGCTGA
- a CDS encoding cytochrome P460 family protein: protein MSEALSKMKRILTLLSSMALVLPAVAAEPRVPYPEEYRGWHHVKSMVIGEGHPLYEAFGGIHHLYANPKAVAGYQSGKFPDGAIIVFDLLEARSADNAVTEGTRKIVGVMHKDARAYAATGGWGFEGFGGGDRANRVVGGNAASACFACHEPQKDHDYVFSRLRD, encoded by the coding sequence ATGAGCGAAGCCTTGTCGAAGATGAAACGCATCCTGACTCTCCTGTCCTCGATGGCGCTCGTCTTGCCGGCCGTCGCGGCCGAGCCGCGGGTGCCATACCCGGAGGAGTATCGCGGCTGGCATCACGTCAAGAGCATGGTCATCGGCGAAGGTCATCCGCTGTACGAGGCCTTCGGCGGGATCCATCACCTCTACGCCAACCCGAAAGCCGTCGCGGGCTACCAGTCCGGGAAGTTCCCGGATGGCGCAATCATCGTGTTCGATCTTCTGGAAGCGAGATCAGCCGACAATGCCGTCACTGAGGGGACGCGAAAGATCGTCGGTGTGATGCACAAGGACGCGAGGGCATACGCGGCGACCGGCGGTTGGGGGTTCGAGGGTTTTGGCGGTGGCGACAGAGCAAATCGGGTCGTGGGGGGCAACGCGGCCAGCGCCTGCTTTGCTTGCCACGAGCCGCAGAAGGACCACGACTACGTGTTCAGTCGCCTGCGAGATTGA
- a CDS encoding helix-turn-helix domain-containing protein has product MNQTTLLLERLGALVHQSVRDDAARHGLLPIHIQVLHYLKLANRYSDLPIAIAEYFGITRGTVSQTLAVLERKGLLTKEPDARHGKRVHLKLTAAGESVLSESWVERVEQLLCDRTSEAAALESTLRKLLSAMQRVNGQRAFGLCHQCAHFLTEESGARCGLTREPLATEQTIRICREWTAATADCV; this is encoded by the coding sequence ATGAACCAAACCACTCTCCTACTCGAGCGCCTGGGAGCACTCGTTCACCAGTCCGTCCGCGACGACGCGGCACGGCACGGGCTGCTGCCCATCCACATTCAGGTCCTGCACTACCTCAAACTGGCCAATCGGTATAGCGATCTGCCTATCGCGATTGCGGAGTACTTCGGCATCACCCGCGGGACGGTGTCGCAGACGCTGGCTGTGCTTGAACGCAAGGGATTGCTGACCAAGGAACCGGACGCCCGTCACGGCAAGCGCGTGCACCTCAAGCTGACCGCCGCAGGCGAGTCTGTCTTGAGCGAGAGTTGGGTCGAGCGTGTGGAGCAGTTGCTCTGCGACCGAACGAGTGAGGCTGCTGCACTCGAAAGCACGCTGCGCAAACTGCTTTCAGCCATGCAGCGCGTGAATGGACAGCGTGCCTTCGGCCTCTGTCACCAGTGCGCTCACTTCCTGACCGAGGAAAGTGGCGCACGCTGCGGACTGACTCGCGAGCCGCTCGCCACCGAGCAAACCATTCGCATCTGTCGTGAGTGGACAGCAGCCACGGCGGACTGCGTTTGA
- a CDS encoding helix-turn-helix transcriptional regulator, translated as MLHFGEHIRQAREALQEQDRTFSLRQVAARVGIEPAYLSKIERGIFQPPSEDVIVKLAGVLGEDKDVLLALAGKLSSDLQQIIIQRPKLFAELLRQLREVPDHAILRVVREVRDGQW; from the coding sequence ATGCTACATTTTGGCGAACACATAAGACAGGCTCGTGAAGCCCTACAGGAGCAGGACCGGACGTTCTCGCTACGTCAGGTTGCTGCTCGCGTGGGTATCGAACCAGCCTACCTTTCCAAGATCGAGCGGGGCATTTTTCAGCCACCGTCAGAGGACGTCATCGTGAAACTGGCCGGGGTCCTAGGAGAAGACAAGGACGTCCTGCTCGCCTTGGCGGGCAAGCTCTCCAGCGACTTGCAGCAAATAATCATTCAGCGGCCCAAACTCTTCGCGGAACTTCTTCGCCAGCTGAGAGAGGTTCCTGATCACGCAATTCTTCGCGTGGTTCGGGAGGTCAGAGACGGACAGTGGTAA
- a CDS encoding AraC family transcriptional regulator translates to MLLDQVAAAPALGPTLPLPQEPRLRRVCEALEAEPDSRDGLAAWRARQGCSERTLARLFREHTGLNFRLWRQRLRLISALPLLEAGERVTDVAIACGYDSVSAFIARFREHFGATPGAFAGGVRMSDAGEGEEGNVIVVINRLIGRCDGSGGSTGHGQALTAINSSYADADANRGSRSSPAVGNPARTPLVGLSWMTGLRRRTGAPRWLNRPVAVARPEGGPAVRMAATLDLPPFRLCPIVLFSNWRDQEVPRSRAVAEVPIPLQTDWFASSYRVVPSP, encoded by the coding sequence GTGCTGCTCGATCAGGTGGCCGCAGCGCCCGCGCTCGGCCCGACGCTGCCGCTGCCGCAGGAGCCGCGCCTGCGCCGGGTGTGCGAGGCGCTCGAGGCCGAGCCCGATTCGCGCGACGGGCTGGCCGCCTGGCGCGCGCGCCAGGGGTGTTCGGAGCGCACGCTGGCGCGGCTCTTCCGCGAGCACACCGGCCTCAACTTCCGGCTCTGGCGCCAGCGCCTGCGCCTGATCAGCGCCTTGCCCCTGCTCGAGGCCGGCGAGCGCGTCACCGACGTCGCGATCGCCTGCGGCTACGATTCGGTGTCGGCCTTCATCGCCCGCTTTCGCGAGCATTTCGGGGCGACGCCGGGGGCGTTTGCGGGGGGCGTGAGAATGAGTGATGCCGGTGAAGGGGAAGAAGGCAATGTGATCGTGGTGATAAATCGGCTGATCGGCAGGTGCGACGGTTCGGGCGGATCCACAGGTCATGGACAGGCTTTGACCGCGATCAACAGCAGCTATGCGGATGCGGATGCCAACAGGGGGAGCCGGTCATCACCTGCCGTCGGGAATCCTGCCAGAACTCCCCTCGTCGGCTTGTCCTGGATGACCGGTTTACGGCGACGAACTGGGGCCCCGCGTTGGCTCAACCGGCCAGTTGCTGTCGCTCGGCCTGAAGGTGGGCCGGCCGTTCGAATGGCGGCTACCCTTGATCTGCCGCCCTTCCGTCTGTGTCCTATCGTGCTCTTTTCCAATTGGCGGGATCAAGAAGTGCCTCGAAGCCGCGCTGTTGCTGAGGTTCCCATACCGCTTCAGACAGACTGGTTCGCTTCTTCCTATCGTGTGGTGCCGTCTCCATAA
- a CDS encoding bile acid:sodium symporter — translation MNLLTLLFDRFTILLTAVLPAQGAFAALFDGLTHAGIALLFFLHGARLSRRAIIDGVDAEPAAQAHPGAGAGGRRRLRAEPQ, via the coding sequence ATGAACTTGCTGACGCTCCTCTTCGATCGCTTCACGATCCTGCTCACCGCCGTCCTGCCCGCACAGGGCGCGTTCGCTGCGCTCTTCGACGGGCTCACCCATGCCGGTATCGCGCTGCTGTTCTTCCTGCACGGCGCCCGCCTGTCGCGCCGCGCGATCATCGACGGCGTTGATGCTGAGCCTGCCGCTCAAGCGCACCCTGGCGCTGGCGCTGGCGGTCGCAGGCGCCTGCGGGCTGAGCCTCAGTAG
- a CDS encoding cytochrome P460 family protein: MISRLAIAIAMGAAISAAGGALAAQDTSQIPFPEGYRSWYHHHSTVNLAGHDPAGNVGIQHVYADAAAREGLRSGKFAKGATFVVDRFAYSEDANHALSQGARKVIAVMVKDDDRYPETGGWGFQAFKGGDPNVRAVTDGGIQCFTCHIPLADNDHLFTRGE, from the coding sequence ATGATCAGCAGACTGGCAATTGCCATCGCCATGGGCGCGGCGATCAGCGCTGCAGGCGGCGCACTCGCTGCGCAGGACACCAGCCAGATACCTTTCCCGGAAGGCTATCGCAGTTGGTACCACCATCATTCGACGGTTAACCTCGCCGGCCACGATCCCGCAGGCAACGTCGGAATCCAGCATGTCTATGCCGATGCCGCCGCCAGGGAGGGCCTGAGGAGCGGGAAGTTCGCCAAGGGCGCCACTTTCGTCGTCGACCGCTTCGCCTATTCGGAAGACGCGAACCACGCGCTCTCCCAGGGCGCGCGCAAGGTCATCGCGGTCATGGTGAAGGACGACGACCGCTATCCCGAAACCGGCGGATGGGGTTTCCAAGCCTTCAAGGGCGGCGACCCGAATGTCCGAGCGGTGACGGACGGCGGTATCCAGTGCTTCACCTGCCACATCCCGCTCGCGGACAACGACCATCTGTTCACTCGCGGTGAGTGA
- a CDS encoding VOC family protein translates to MAVKGVNRVILAVHDLEASKAFYRELLGAEFHEANWTGEAFGIQVAISWNAGIELCAPMPGRQADCFLAPMLKSRGEGILNVVFDFDDVDEPYARAKAMSIATVNAVDYTQSEIDAHLDGMFSRYKEYFLGTREKCGFAITLGEFKAKRE, encoded by the coding sequence ATGGCCGTCAAAGGGGTTAATCGAGTCATCTTGGCGGTACATGATCTGGAGGCATCGAAAGCCTTCTACAGAGAACTTCTCGGCGCTGAATTCCACGAAGCCAACTGGACAGGTGAAGCGTTTGGCATTCAAGTGGCGATCAGCTGGAACGCAGGCATTGAACTTTGCGCTCCAATGCCTGGGCGACAAGCCGACTGTTTTCTGGCGCCAATGCTGAAGAGCAGGGGAGAAGGCATCCTCAATGTCGTCTTTGATTTCGACGATGTCGATGAACCGTATGCGCGTGCGAAGGCTATGAGCATTGCGACGGTCAACGCAGTCGACTACACGCAAAGTGAGATTGATGCGCACCTGGACGGGATGTTCTCTCGATACAAAGAGTATTTCCTTGGCACAAGGGAAAAATGCGGGTTTGCGATCACTCTTGGTGAATTCAAGGCGAAGCGCGAATAG